TAAATGAGACCAAGATAATGGTAATGATAGTGATGAAGATGCagatttagatttattaatactactgttattgaaaataatatcatccAGATATAGCCTCAGTTCCTTCAAAGCTTGCTCTTTAGTTTTAGCCTGAAAAGCTTCCTGAGCATTTATTAGGCTATCGATATATTCcttatatacttttttctGTATATGCTTACTGACAGCTGAATGGACGTAAATAGGTTCGTTTGCAAAAATTCGTTTAGCAGTGCCCCATCTCGTGTAATACTTTATTTCTGATTTACTTTTCAGCATTAAGATAAAGGCATCATGGAATTTACTTATTTCATTAGATTcctttattaattgatctTCAGACCTATTTGatagatatttttcaaaaatttgttGTTTCCAAGATGGATCATCATCAACTACCCAGTATCGTGGATCAACTGTTCCTAAGTctgatataatttttccaaatgaCCAAGTAGAATCCACTTGATTTTCAGTCaacatttgaataaattgatCTTCAGCTTCAGATTTCGTTAATTGAGTTACACATTGAATCATAGattttttgttatatttttccaaGTCTTCAGAACCAGATAGATTAGAATGCGTAAGAGATTCTGAATGAACATCCgctttattttcaaaagttGGCTGCTTTTTTTCAGAATCATGCATATTTTGTTCAGGTCTTGATGTAGAAAGTGGTTCAACTGGCGAAtcattctttattatatcaTCTGCATTTTTTAACGAAGTATTCTTAGGTAAGTTTGGTGGGTCCCATCTACTCTCTTTTGTATCAACGTTATAATAGTATATACGACCTTCTTTTGTTTGAGCAGTACGCCAGCCATGAAGTTTTAGAAATTCCAAGTCTATTTTGttctttaattcatttttttttacagaAACTTGTTTTTCAGTAGATATGCTCTTATTAGTGCCAGTAGACGATTTAGGGAGATCCCACCTTGATTCTTTAGTCTTTAAATTGTAGTAGTAAACTCTTCCTTTAGGATCCTTTGCCTGTTTCCAATCGTTTTCCATTTTTCagtatattttgaaaatttctaTTATCTTACTACTTCAATCTTCAATTAGTAatggataataataatatcctTTCTATTTGTCtagttttaatattaaacaGCGTacaatattatcaattcaACATCATCTCGATGATAGCTTGACAATACCTGCTATGGTGAGAGTATACggaatatttcaatatgCTTATATCATTAACCTCCGACTCCGAATTTTCGAATCGTGCTTTTCCAATTCCACTACTGTCCTTCAGAAACTTACAACATGAAAGATTCTGCAGAATATCTTTTATCTAGAAACTTCAACATCTGTTTTTCAAACTCAAACTATGAAATAGACATTTGATGTTTTTGAGCATTCTAGGCCAGCAACAAAATGTACCTTCATGTTATCACAACCTAAGATTAACAACATCTCTAACAAACTTTGAAAATAACTTTACTTTATATCAATAAAACCATggattatcaattaaatgatcACAATTCCAGTATTAGTGATAGTGACACTAGTAATGTTAATACCACAAGGGCACAGATAAATAATCCATTAGAAAGTCAAGACGCTCATAGAATTCCTTCAAAAAATGTCCCACATATTAGATCGTATCCCAGCTCTACAACGGTACTAGGCCCAACATCTATTTATGATCCTTTATTGACATCTCACCTACCTCCAACtaattttcatctttacaAAGTATCTCAAA
This DNA window, taken from Henningerozyma blattae CBS 6284 chromosome 3, complete genome, encodes the following:
- the PRP40 gene encoding snoRNA-splicing protein PRP40 (similar to Saccharomyces cerevisiae PRP40 (YKL012W); ancestral locus Anc_2.649); the encoded protein is MENDWKQAKDPKGRVYYYNLKTKESRWDLPKSSTGTNKSISTEKQVSVKKNELKNKIDLEFLKLHGWRTAQTKEGRIYYYNVDTKESRWDPPNLPKNTSLKNADDIIKNDSPVEPLSTSRPEQNMHDSEKKQPTFENKADVHSESLTHSNLSGSEDLEKYNKKSMIQCVTQLTKSEAEDQFIQMLTENQVDSTWSFGKIISDLGTVDPRYWVVDDDPSWKQQIFEKYLSNRSEDQLIKESNEISKFHDAFILMLKSKSEIKYYTRWGTAKRIFANEPIYVHSAVSKHIQKKVYKEYIDSLINAQEAFQAKTKEQALKELRLYLDDIIFNNSSINKSKSASSSLSLPLSWSHLYDHYLFEKSKRYTANKHFKLLTHEDVLKLYIELLEKYQQRQKQCLMDLNKINYTNDRLARDNFKILLNDSNDFKIRANSKWSDIYPIIKNNKSFLRLVGRNGSTPLDLFYDIREERDEIINGQRSIANQLLIDKNFQWITNDEERIDFKKMTHDNYLSIKEILLNDSMFSALDDVDLDIIIERLIKQKWEKNMEYFELQQRLLNEKIHNFNLLLSKYYRGSGSSKDDSWNSAKGHLKEFKEFKDLENNESLMIESFNNFIHNDLKIIDEVQTGEPTTASVNQTLAIAPVTRPSKKRTLPPTTELDY